The sequence AAAAGTCTACGTGATCAGGTAACAAACTATAATGTTTTTGATACTTTCATTCATGATTCTATAGCAATTGCAGAATCTACTGGGGCTCAAAAAGATATTTTCGACTATGCTCCAGATTCTAAAGGAGCAGATGATTACTTAAACTTAGCAATCGAAATACTAGATTAATTATGGCAAAAGGTAAGAGTTTTAATTTTCAGATGCCATCAAATACTCAATCTACGATTGGCAAAAGTTTAAAAGCTGAAGTGAGAGATACTATTTCTATTCTTCCGGAGCTAGAGCATTATATAAGAAAGCTTAAGCCAGAAGAATTTGCTCAGTTAGAACGTTCTGTACAAGAAGAAGGCTGTCATGATCCATTAAAGATTTGGAAAAAAAATGATGATGAACTTTATATTATAGATGGTCATCATCGTTTTGAGATCTGTAAAAAACATGCTATTGAATTTAAAGTTGAATACAAATACTACGCTTCTTTAGAAGAAGTAAAAGAGTATATGATTCAGCTACAACTGGGTAGACGAAACTTAAATAGTAACGAAACTTCGTATTATCGAGGTTTACATTATAATATGCACAAGTCTACCGAGAATTTAGGTAGAGCAGCAAGTGGTGGGAAATTAGCTCAAAAGCTAGCAGAACTTCATGGAATTGGAGAAAAGACAATCCGAAGAGACGCTTCTATTGCTGCTGTTGTTGATGCATTACCAACCATAGAAAGAGTTTTGTATTTAACAGGTGAGGCTTCTTATACAAGAACAAAAATGCTTGAAGCAGCCAAACAGTTAGATGAAATTTTAGA is a genomic window of Flammeovirga pectinis containing:
- a CDS encoding ParB/RepB/Spo0J family partition protein, with protein sequence MAKGKSFNFQMPSNTQSTIGKSLKAEVRDTISILPELEHYIRKLKPEEFAQLERSVQEEGCHDPLKIWKKNDDELYIIDGHHRFEICKKHAIEFKVEYKYYASLEEVKEYMIQLQLGRRNLNSNETSYYRGLHYNMHKSTENLGRAASGGKLAQKLAELHGIGEKTIRRDASIAAVVDALPTIERVLYLTGEASYTRTKMLEAAKQLDEILDLVAFLKGDSSTNQEVIQPRERDINYLGSYISKIDSQVKSWNKNLDTGEKQELISYLESVLNQLKK